In a single window of the Paenibacillus sp. MMS20-IR301 genome:
- a CDS encoding GHKL domain-containing protein, translating into MTALILSRYIINFLDGLTYCLLIAVLIPIKRDFGKIVLFSAITSLLYGTDFYLVYVVFREAEFVLPILSTILVSIVVVSVASMLFNLGYKKSIIIFFLFQLATILSAFCAKIVLYFFSISIDMENVFTFILGNALNLLTICVIFIVIWLVKPVVRFSEDIRNKYFMFFFVNLLFLLTTLSAVLRIYEKSELIYGMKDSIFMGSFFALTVIYSLFMLFFTLRVLKTDNFEEELGLQKFYNQTLETLTGDLRRFKHNYDNSLAVIYGYANRGEVAELTRYIEEITHQQVNNHMGMLSLMNIKSTGLSTILSTKLTKASESGVEVSVYISDQINEIKMRVSDLCEIVGILMDNAIEAAAESAEKRIRLELGSVNGEVRLNIINHIPASVNIQHVKEKGWSTKGEERGLGLWIVDNLIRKYSNAVLNSSVYEGLFMQELIITNHESSLLKNNF; encoded by the coding sequence ATGACTGCACTGATCCTATCCAGGTACATCATTAATTTTTTGGACGGTTTGACCTATTGTCTGCTAATTGCTGTGCTTATTCCTATTAAACGTGATTTTGGCAAGATCGTACTGTTCTCCGCAATTACTTCGCTCCTGTATGGAACCGACTTTTATCTGGTATATGTTGTTTTTCGCGAGGCCGAATTTGTCCTGCCGATCCTTTCGACGATTCTTGTTTCTATTGTTGTAGTTTCAGTTGCTTCCATGCTTTTTAATTTAGGCTACAAGAAATCCATTATTATTTTTTTCCTCTTTCAGCTGGCGACGATTCTCTCGGCCTTTTGCGCGAAGATTGTATTGTATTTCTTCAGTATCAGTATAGATATGGAGAATGTATTTACATTTATTCTGGGCAACGCTTTGAACCTGCTGACGATCTGCGTCATATTCATTGTCATTTGGCTCGTTAAACCTGTTGTCCGTTTCTCCGAAGATATCCGCAATAAATACTTTATGTTTTTCTTCGTTAACCTTTTATTTTTGCTGACGACTTTGTCGGCGGTGCTGAGAATATATGAGAAATCCGAGCTTATATACGGAATGAAGGATTCGATCTTTATGGGCAGCTTCTTCGCCCTGACCGTCATTTATTCCCTCTTCATGTTGTTCTTCACCCTCCGGGTGCTGAAGACAGATAATTTCGAGGAGGAGCTGGGGCTGCAGAAATTTTACAATCAGACGCTGGAGACGCTGACCGGGGATTTACGCAGATTCAAGCATAATTACGATAACTCCCTTGCAGTCATTTATGGCTATGCGAATAGAGGAGAGGTGGCTGAACTAACGCGTTATATCGAGGAAATCACTCACCAGCAAGTAAATAACCATATGGGCATGCTTAGTCTGATGAATATTAAAAGCACCGGCTTAAGCACCATACTGTCGACAAAACTAACAAAGGCCAGCGAAAGCGGCGTTGAGGTTTCGGTATATATCTCCGACCAGATTAATGAAATCAAAATGCGAGTCAGTGATCTGTGTGAGATCGTAGGCATTCTCATGGATAATGCGATAGAGGCCGCAGCAGAAAGTGCAGAGAAACGGATCCGCCTTGAGCTGGGCAGTGTTAACGGCGAGGTCCGGCTGAATATAATTAATCATATTCCCGCCTCGGTTAATATTCAGCATGTCAAAGAAAAGGGCTGGTCCACCAAAGGAGAAGAACGCGGGCTGGGGCTGTGGATTGTAGATAACCTGATCCGAAAGTATTCCAATGCTGTACTTAATTCTTCCGTATATGAGGGATTATTCATGCAGGAACTGATTATTACCAATCATGAAAGCTCTTTGCTCAAAAATAACTTTTAA
- a CDS encoding sugar ABC transporter permease translates to MRRKDVSYAKYGYIFTFPFLLAFLIFSLYPILYTAVIGFTDMKGLIPKPIHILDNPFQNFKDLLFDNPSFRKSLFNTGLLWLTNFVPQMLLALLLTAWFTNRRLNIKGQGLFKVLLYMPNIITASTIAVLFSTLFAYPMGPVNSLFQMLGWTDGPIFFLQDKTTARGIVSFIQFWMWYGNTMIVLIAGVMGINPALFESAAIDGANGFQTFFRITLPSLRTILLFTLITSMVGGLTMFDIPQLFLAGGPDDSTLTTSMFIYGQAFKGSYMYNRAAAASMIMFLISGILSCLLFYVMRDRDASRLKKIQKQKYRTAAKSAAREV, encoded by the coding sequence ATGCGCCGCAAAGATGTCAGCTATGCGAAATATGGTTATATTTTTACCTTTCCGTTTCTGTTGGCTTTTCTGATTTTCTCGTTATATCCCATTTTATACACGGCAGTAATCGGGTTCACTGATATGAAGGGATTAATTCCGAAGCCGATTCATATTCTGGATAATCCCTTTCAGAATTTCAAGGATTTGCTCTTCGATAATCCTTCGTTCCGGAAGTCTCTGTTCAATACCGGTCTGCTCTGGCTCACTAACTTCGTTCCCCAGATGCTGCTGGCCCTCCTGCTGACCGCATGGTTCACGAACCGGCGCCTTAACATTAAGGGCCAAGGGTTGTTTAAGGTTCTGCTCTATATGCCGAATATTATTACTGCGAGCACGATTGCGGTGCTCTTTAGCACGTTGTTTGCTTATCCGATGGGGCCGGTAAACAGCTTGTTTCAAATGCTGGGCTGGACCGATGGTCCTATATTCTTCCTGCAGGATAAGACGACAGCACGCGGTATCGTATCGTTCATCCAGTTCTGGATGTGGTACGGCAATACCATGATCGTCCTGATCGCAGGCGTCATGGGGATTAATCCCGCACTTTTCGAGTCAGCAGCCATTGACGGTGCGAACGGCTTCCAAACGTTTTTCCGCATCACCCTGCCGAGCCTGCGCACGATATTGCTGTTCACACTGATTACATCAATGGTCGGCGGTTTGACCATGTTCGATATCCCGCAGCTGTTCCTCGCGGGCGGACCGGATGACTCCACACTTACCACGTCCATGTTCATATACGGGCAAGCGTTCAAAGGCAGCTATATGTATAACCGTGCGGCTGCAGCGAGCATGATTATGTTCTTGATTTCAGGGATACTGTCCTGCCTGCTGTTCTATGTCATGCGTGACCGTGACGCCTCACGACTGAAAAAAATACAGAAACAGAAATACAGAACCGCTGCTAAGTCAGCTGCGAGGGAGGTGTAG
- a CDS encoding carbohydrate ABC transporter substrate-binding protein: MKSMKRALVGISTLLVMSSALAACGGNNNSSSSGANATTAPAATTAAEATPAPAAGSGEKVTINLWSFTDEIPNMTKKYMETHPDANVEFKTTVIATTDGAYQPALDQALGAGGKDAPDIYAAESAFVLKYTQGDASTYAANYADLGLDDQLVKDAGIAQYSVDIGSKDGQLKGLGYQATGGAFIYRRSIAKDVFGTDDPAAIKTEVGPGWEKFFEAAAKLKAKGYGIVSGDGDIWHPIENSSDKGWIVDGKLHIDPKREEFLDLSKKLKDNGYHNDTTDWTEAWYADMSGAGAQPIFGFFGPAWLINYVMNGQVKDTNGDWAVTEPPTGFFWGGTWLLANNEVTKDDAKKQAVADFVKWVTLDSSETGLQYYWANGTMKEGEQGTKDSVASAVVMSNSNGEVPLLGGQNMFDVFVPANANASGKNLTQFDETINKLWRDQVREYTAGNKDRAKAIETFKQQVKDQLGIESE, from the coding sequence ATGAAAAGTATGAAACGTGCGTTAGTCGGAATTTCTACATTGCTCGTAATGTCATCGGCTCTTGCAGCATGCGGCGGAAACAACAATTCCAGCTCATCCGGTGCGAATGCTACCACAGCTCCTGCAGCCACAACTGCGGCCGAGGCAACACCGGCTCCGGCAGCCGGAAGCGGGGAGAAGGTCACCATCAATCTCTGGAGCTTCACGGATGAAATTCCGAATATGACGAAAAAGTATATGGAAACTCATCCGGATGCGAATGTAGAGTTCAAGACTACTGTTATCGCAACTACGGACGGCGCCTATCAGCCGGCGCTTGATCAGGCGCTTGGTGCCGGGGGCAAGGATGCACCGGATATCTATGCGGCGGAATCCGCATTTGTACTCAAATATACGCAAGGTGATGCATCTACTTACGCAGCAAACTATGCCGACCTCGGTCTTGACGACCAGCTGGTGAAGGATGCGGGCATCGCCCAATATTCCGTGGATATCGGCAGTAAGGACGGGCAGCTGAAAGGGCTTGGTTATCAGGCAACTGGAGGCGCCTTCATCTACCGCCGTTCGATTGCGAAGGATGTCTTCGGAACGGATGACCCGGCTGCAATCAAGACGGAAGTAGGACCAGGCTGGGAGAAATTCTTCGAAGCGGCGGCTAAGCTCAAGGCTAAAGGCTATGGTATCGTATCCGGCGACGGCGATATCTGGCACCCGATCGAGAACAGCTCGGACAAGGGCTGGATTGTAGACGGCAAGCTGCATATCGATCCGAAGCGTGAAGAATTCCTGGATCTGTCCAAGAAGCTGAAAGACAACGGCTATCATAACGATACTACAGACTGGACGGAAGCCTGGTATGCGGATATGTCCGGTGCCGGCGCGCAGCCGATCTTCGGATTCTTCGGTCCCGCCTGGCTCATCAACTATGTCATGAACGGTCAAGTGAAAGATACGAACGGTGACTGGGCAGTTACTGAACCGCCAACAGGCTTCTTCTGGGGAGGTACCTGGCTGCTGGCTAACAACGAGGTTACCAAGGACGATGCAAAGAAACAAGCGGTTGCTGACTTCGTGAAATGGGTAACGCTGGACTCCTCCGAGACGGGCCTCCAGTACTACTGGGCTAACGGTACGATGAAGGAAGGCGAGCAGGGCACTAAGGACAGTGTGGCTTCTGCTGTGGTAATGTCGAATTCCAACGGTGAAGTTCCGCTGCTCGGCGGACAGAACATGTTCGATGTATTCGTTCCGGCGAATGCTAATGCATCCGGTAAAAATCTGACCCAGTTCGACGAAACCATCAACAAGCTCTGGCGTGATCAGGTACGTGAATACACCGCAGGCAATAAAGACCGGGCTAAAGCGATTGAAACCTTCAAGCAGCAGGTTAAAGACCAGCTTGGTATTGAAAGCGAATAA
- a CDS encoding carbohydrate ABC transporter permease codes for MEKIQESGKVSRSISKTVIYVVCILLAVLSILPFWIMFVNATRSTPEIQSGLSLLPSSHMMSNLQVLRDKSFDALQGFKNSFIISSAATLCTVYFSSLAAYGLVTYSWKLRGPFFTFIMCVMMIPSQASAIGFYQFMYKLHWTNNFLPLILPAIAAPAVVFFMRQYLLATLSIEIVEAARVDGSGEFRTFNRIILPLMMPAVATQAIFAFVANWNNLFMPLILLTQKEKYTMPIMVSLLRGDIYKMEFGSIYMGLSLTALPLFVVYFLLSRYIIAGVALGGVKE; via the coding sequence ATGGAGAAAATTCAGGAAAGCGGTAAGGTTAGCCGGAGTATCAGCAAAACGGTCATCTATGTGGTCTGCATCCTCTTGGCGGTACTCAGCATCCTGCCGTTCTGGATTATGTTTGTAAACGCAACGCGTTCCACACCGGAGATTCAAAGCGGCTTGTCGCTGCTTCCTTCAAGCCATATGATGAGCAACCTGCAGGTGCTGCGCGATAAGAGCTTCGATGCGCTTCAAGGCTTCAAGAACTCATTTATTATCTCCAGCGCAGCAACGCTCTGTACGGTCTATTTCTCGTCACTTGCGGCCTATGGGCTTGTAACTTACAGCTGGAAGCTGCGCGGCCCATTCTTCACCTTCATTATGTGCGTCATGATGATACCGTCGCAGGCCAGCGCCATCGGCTTCTATCAGTTCATGTACAAGCTGCATTGGACGAACAACTTCCTGCCGCTCATTCTGCCGGCCATTGCAGCTCCGGCGGTAGTGTTCTTCATGCGCCAGTATTTGCTTGCTACGCTGTCGATAGAGATCGTGGAAGCCGCCCGTGTGGACGGCTCAGGTGAATTCCGCACATTCAACCGGATCATCCTGCCGCTAATGATGCCGGCTGTGGCAACGCAGGCAATCTTCGCTTTTGTAGCTAACTGGAACAACCTGTTCATGCCGCTGATCCTGCTGACGCAGAAAGAGAAATATACTATGCCGATCATGGTCAGCCTGCTGCGCGGGGACATCTACAAGATGGAGTTCGGTTCGATCTATATGGGGCTGTCGCTTACGGCCTTGCCGCTGTTCGTGGTGTACTTCCTGTTATCCCGTTATATTATTGCGGGTGTGGCGCTGGGCGGGGTGAAGGAATAG
- a CDS encoding GNAT family N-acetyltransferase — translation MITELTKSQLYKVQHLTDACKNIECRAIVNGINPGRVYADDPAEPAAALIWIQGQQGFQLIGDAQSPVFAWNLEEYIRTRIEPELRGQDIHWVEIGADKAWEHTLRQIFRSRNLSADDQHVFTLGEIRGPVELPEDRVTIRKIDAALLKSGRLENHSFLEEKILHFWDSADSFLHRGLGYLAEHDNQAVSLAFSAFAAGRTHAIDIETLEEYRRNNYGTAVAAALLQEFRVQGIEPYWDCTPENTGSIRIAEAIGMVHDFDYRIFWYRF, via the coding sequence ATGATTACCGAACTCACCAAATCACAATTGTATAAAGTGCAGCACCTTACAGACGCATGTAAAAATATTGAATGCCGCGCTATAGTTAACGGGATTAATCCCGGCAGGGTATATGCAGATGATCCTGCCGAGCCGGCCGCAGCGTTAATTTGGATTCAAGGGCAGCAGGGATTTCAGCTCATAGGCGATGCGCAGAGTCCGGTATTTGCCTGGAATCTGGAGGAATACATCAGAACCCGTATTGAACCGGAGCTGAGGGGGCAGGACATCCATTGGGTGGAAATAGGTGCGGACAAGGCCTGGGAGCACACGCTGCGGCAGATATTCAGAAGCCGTAATCTTTCGGCGGACGATCAGCATGTGTTCACTTTAGGGGAAATCCGGGGGCCGGTAGAATTGCCGGAGGATAGAGTAACTATTCGCAAGATTGATGCGGCCTTGCTGAAATCCGGACGGCTGGAGAATCATTCTTTTTTAGAGGAGAAAATACTGCATTTCTGGGACTCCGCCGACAGCTTCCTGCACCGGGGATTGGGCTATTTGGCAGAACACGATAATCAGGCGGTAAGCCTGGCCTTCTCGGCTTTTGCAGCGGGCCGGACGCATGCCATTGATATCGAGACCCTCGAAGAGTATAGACGGAATAATTACGGGACAGCGGTAGCTGCTGCACTGTTACAAGAATTCAGGGTGCAGGGAATTGAGCCGTACTGGGATTGCACCCCAGAGAATACAGGATCCATACGGATTGCAGAGGCGATCGGGATGGTGCATGATTTTGACTACCGGATTTTCTGGTACAGGTTCTGA
- a CDS encoding DeoR/GlpR family DNA-binding transcription regulator, translating to MSLAGEERKLSIMNLLNEYGKVTAADLARMFEVTSETIRRDLDELEKDNKLKKVYGGAIKPKTEAEPTLVERSCINQEAKEKIGYLAFTLIDDHDVIFLDEGTTPLQMIPYIGQRTGVTVLTSSISAMMALIELQKREQFDGKIIMLGGVVSAKHLRVSGAFTEAGMSDLFVNKAFVTVDALSVEHGFTSYDYEKAVLTRKWIQQCDLSVVLADSSKWNKRSLAKICGFDNVDVVISELEPPEEWKDRLEQSGTRWMAR from the coding sequence ATGTCCCTTGCGGGTGAAGAAAGAAAGCTAAGTATTATGAATCTGCTGAATGAATACGGTAAGGTCACTGCTGCTGATCTGGCGCGTATGTTCGAGGTTACCTCAGAAACGATCCGCAGAGATTTGGATGAGCTGGAGAAAGACAACAAACTCAAAAAAGTATACGGCGGGGCGATCAAGCCGAAGACAGAGGCAGAGCCGACGCTGGTTGAACGGTCATGCATTAACCAGGAGGCGAAGGAGAAGATCGGCTACCTGGCGTTTACATTGATAGATGACCATGATGTGATTTTTCTGGATGAAGGCACAACGCCGCTGCAGATGATCCCGTATATCGGGCAGAGAACAGGGGTTACGGTCCTGACAAGTTCGATCTCCGCGATGATGGCCTTAATTGAGCTTCAGAAACGGGAGCAGTTCGACGGTAAAATCATTATGCTCGGCGGCGTCGTGAGCGCGAAGCATCTGCGTGTATCGGGCGCTTTTACTGAGGCAGGCATGTCCGATCTGTTCGTCAATAAAGCCTTCGTTACGGTCGATGCCTTATCGGTGGAGCACGGGTTCACCAGCTATGATTATGAAAAAGCCGTGCTAACGCGCAAATGGATTCAGCAGTGTGACCTGTCTGTGGTGCTCGCGGATTCATCTAAATGGAATAAACGGTCGCTGGCCAAAATATGCGGGTTCGACAATGTGGATGTGGTGATTTCGGAGCTTGAGCCGCCTGAGGAGTGGAAGGACCGGCTGGAGCAGTCCGGTACCCGGTGGATGGCCCGGTGA
- a CDS encoding EamA family transporter translates to MKNTLLGSLYLSLAASIWGGMFVVVKHVVDVVPPLELVWIRYVIAAAALLLIGVMTRQSWRIAERDILLIVLIGLIGNTLSIVTQEIGTMLSTAQMGAMITSTTPAFMVLFARMVLKEKITFRKAFSIVLATVGVGVIVGNAGIDPSFQLGGISLLAAALTWALMSVLIKKVPGQYSQIVVTFYAVLVAVALLTPFTIGRLPGLDPAAVLHPSIWGGLLYLGFISTACGFLLWNRGLQMLKASSGGLFFFFQPVVGTFLGWLLLGEQIGLSFWAGTVCIFAGVLLVIREQ, encoded by the coding sequence TTGAAGAATACATTATTAGGGTCGTTATATTTATCGCTGGCCGCCAGCATCTGGGGCGGAATGTTCGTGGTTGTAAAGCATGTGGTGGACGTTGTGCCGCCGCTCGAATTAGTATGGATCCGCTATGTAATTGCCGCTGCTGCACTGCTGCTGATCGGGGTAATGACCCGGCAGTCCTGGCGGATTGCGGAACGGGATATACTGCTGATTGTCCTGATCGGACTGATCGGCAATACCCTGTCGATTGTCACCCAGGAGATTGGCACGATGCTCTCCACGGCGCAAATGGGTGCGATGATTACTTCTACAACACCGGCATTTATGGTGCTGTTTGCACGGATGGTCCTGAAAGAGAAGATTACATTCCGTAAAGCCTTCTCTATTGTTCTGGCCACCGTTGGGGTGGGGGTTATCGTCGGCAATGCCGGCATTGACCCATCCTTCCAGCTTGGCGGTATATCGCTGCTGGCAGCGGCGCTGACCTGGGCGCTGATGTCGGTGCTAATCAAAAAGGTGCCGGGACAATACTCTCAAATTGTCGTCACCTTCTACGCGGTTCTCGTCGCTGTTGCCCTGCTTACCCCGTTCACAATCGGCCGGCTGCCCGGGCTTGATCCTGCGGCTGTGCTGCATCCGTCGATTTGGGGCGGACTTCTGTACCTGGGATTTATCTCTACGGCCTGCGGCTTTCTGCTGTGGAACCGCGGACTGCAGATGCTGAAGGCTTCAAGCGGCGGTTTGTTTTTCTTTTTCCAGCCGGTTGTCGGCACGTTTCTGGGCTGGCTGCTGCTGGGGGAACAGATTGGCTTATCCTTCTGGGCGGGTACGGTATGTATCTTTGCAGGCGTGCTGTTAGTCATCCGGGAGCAATAA
- a CDS encoding cation-translocating P-type ATPase produces MEYYRSSIADTLEEVQSSASGLTSAEVDNRLAKEGYNELKGKQKDPLWKLFLENFKDPMVIVLLIAATVQIVLGHVMESVIIFVVLLLNAVISVIQTRKAESSLDALRKMSAPEAKVLRDGNLLSVPARELVRGDIVLLEAGDYVPADGRVIESGSLRIDEGMLTGESEAVEKHIQQIAQEAPLGDRRNMAFSGSLVVYGRGTLVITGTALGTELGKIAGLIESAEAKQTPLQRKLESFGKKLGIAVLLLSVLIFSIQAARVWLSGDTVDTTEAILNALMFAVAVAVAAIPEALSSIVTIVLSVGTNKMARQNAIIRKLPAVEALGSTSVICTDKTGTLTQNKMTVVDYFLPGGPQEQFSLQADEWSEEARKLLHIAVLCNDSNINEEGKELGDPTEVALIAFSNSKDRDYREIRDNFPREAELPFDSERKLMTTLHTFSGQKALLTKGGPDVLFSRCSRVLLDGREVPLTPEVLERFTEANEQFSARALRVLAYAYKTVPDTFTEVGLEDEQNLVLVGLSAMIDPPREAVYGSIAESNKAGIRTIMITGDHKTTAQAIGRDIGLMAQHEIAVTGQELDAMSEEELDERLEQIGVYARVSPENKIRIVRAWQRKGKITAMTGDGVNDAPALKQADIGVAMGSGTDVAKDSAAMILTDDNFVSIVNAVAVGRTVFDNIKKAIAYLFAGNLGAIIAILFALIFDWINPFTAIQLLFINLANDSLPAIALGMEKAEPDVMSRKPRDINEGIFAGGMMQAVITRGLLIGVAVIISQYIGLQHSGEMGIAMAFTTLILARTLQTFAARSNSQTSVEAGFFSNKYVIGAVLVCFAFYGIAVLPGVREIFSIPAAFGMDHWLTAAGLALAAVIVMELAKLVRRVFKVKQPA; encoded by the coding sequence ATGGAGTATTACCGCAGCAGTATAGCAGACACGCTTGAGGAAGTCCAAAGCTCAGCCAGCGGGCTTACGTCTGCTGAAGTGGACAACCGGCTGGCCAAGGAAGGCTACAATGAATTAAAAGGCAAACAGAAAGATCCGCTCTGGAAGCTGTTCCTGGAGAATTTCAAGGATCCGATGGTTATCGTGCTGCTGATTGCGGCTACGGTTCAGATTGTACTGGGACATGTAATGGAATCGGTTATTATCTTCGTAGTCCTGCTGCTGAACGCTGTTATCAGTGTAATCCAGACCCGCAAGGCGGAAAGCTCGCTGGATGCCCTCCGCAAAATGTCCGCTCCCGAAGCCAAGGTACTCCGGGACGGTAATCTGCTCTCCGTACCGGCAAGGGAGCTGGTGCGCGGCGATATTGTTCTGCTGGAGGCCGGTGACTATGTACCCGCTGACGGGCGGGTAATCGAATCCGGGAGCCTGCGGATTGACGAAGGGATGCTGACCGGTGAATCGGAAGCTGTCGAGAAGCATATCCAGCAGATTGCCCAAGAGGCACCGCTGGGCGACCGGCGGAATATGGCGTTCAGCGGCTCACTGGTCGTCTACGGCCGGGGAACGCTGGTGATTACCGGAACCGCACTCGGCACCGAGCTCGGGAAGATCGCCGGCCTGATCGAAAGTGCAGAAGCGAAGCAGACACCGCTGCAGCGCAAGCTGGAGAGCTTCGGCAAAAAGCTGGGCATCGCTGTCCTGCTGCTGTCCGTGCTCATCTTCTCGATTCAGGCAGCGCGTGTATGGCTCTCAGGCGATACAGTGGATACGACCGAAGCCATTCTGAATGCCCTGATGTTCGCTGTGGCCGTAGCTGTAGCTGCCATTCCCGAAGCCCTGTCCTCTATCGTAACGATCGTCCTCTCCGTAGGCACCAATAAGATGGCCCGGCAGAATGCGATTATCCGCAAGCTGCCCGCGGTTGAGGCACTCGGCTCAACCAGTGTAATCTGTACGGACAAGACCGGTACCCTGACCCAGAATAAAATGACGGTTGTCGATTATTTCCTGCCCGGAGGACCGCAGGAGCAGTTCAGCCTGCAGGCGGATGAATGGTCGGAGGAAGCCCGCAAGCTGCTGCATATTGCCGTTCTCTGTAATGACTCCAATATCAATGAAGAAGGCAAGGAGCTGGGCGACCCGACAGAGGTTGCACTGATCGCGTTCAGCAACAGCAAGGACAGGGATTACCGGGAGATCCGCGATAACTTCCCGCGGGAAGCGGAGCTGCCGTTCGATTCGGAGCGCAAGCTGATGACGACACTGCATACCTTCAGCGGCCAGAAAGCGCTGCTGACCAAAGGCGGCCCGGATGTGCTCTTCAGCAGATGCTCCCGTGTCCTGCTGGACGGCCGCGAGGTTCCGCTCACTCCCGAAGTGCTGGAGCGCTTCACAGAAGCGAACGAGCAGTTCTCCGCCAGAGCCCTGCGGGTGCTGGCATATGCCTACAAGACTGTGCCGGATACATTCACTGAGGTTGGTCTTGAGGATGAGCAGAACCTGGTGCTGGTCGGCCTGTCGGCGATGATCGACCCGCCGCGCGAAGCGGTATACGGCTCCATCGCCGAATCGAACAAGGCCGGCATCCGCACGATCATGATTACCGGGGACCATAAGACCACAGCCCAGGCAATTGGCCGGGACATCGGACTGATGGCGCAGCACGAGATTGCCGTCACCGGCCAGGAGCTGGATGCCATGTCTGAGGAGGAGCTGGATGAGCGGCTGGAGCAGATTGGTGTCTATGCCCGCGTCTCTCCCGAGAACAAGATCCGGATTGTGCGTGCCTGGCAGCGTAAAGGCAAGATTACAGCCATGACCGGAGACGGTGTCAATGATGCACCGGCCCTGAAGCAGGCCGACATCGGCGTGGCCATGGGCAGCGGAACAGATGTCGCGAAGGATTCAGCAGCGATGATCCTGACCGATGATAACTTCGTCTCCATAGTCAACGCCGTAGCTGTAGGCCGGACCGTGTTCGACAACATCAAGAAGGCCATTGCATATCTGTTCGCCGGCAATCTGGGCGCGATTATCGCCATCCTGTTCGCGCTTATCTTCGACTGGATTAACCCGTTCACGGCGATCCAGCTGCTGTTCATTAACCTGGCGAACGATTCCCTCCCAGCCATTGCCCTCGGGATGGAGAAGGCGGAGCCGGATGTCATGAGCCGCAAGCCAAGGGATATTAATGAAGGCATCTTTGCCGGAGGCATGATGCAGGCTGTCATCACCCGCGGGCTGCTGATCGGGGTTGCCGTCATTATCTCCCAGTATATCGGGCTGCAGCATTCCGGAGAGATGGGTATCGCCATGGCCTTTACCACACTGATTCTGGCACGTACCCTGCAGACCTTCGCCGCCCGCTCCAACAGCCAGACCTCGGTGGAGGCCGGTTTCTTCAGCAACAAATATGTAATTGGCGCCGTTCTGGTCTGCTTTGCTTTCTATGGCATAGCCGTCCTGCCCGGGGTCAGAGAGATCTTCTCGATTCCCGCCGCCTTCGGCATGGATCACTGGCTGACCGCAGCCGGCCTCGCATTAGCCGCTGTTATTGTGATGGAGCTGGCGAAGCTGGTCCGCCGCGTCTTTAAGGTGAAGCAGCCTGCTTAA
- a CDS encoding LytTR family DNA-binding domain-containing protein, with protein sequence MLFVPSFYKYRLNKSWEFITIYSYIYHIESTITVMLMLEFIICEDNEIYLELIAGWVKEILTELSIPGHIALATDDPVKVAPYITQGSGNVFLLDINLNTSTNGLDLARQIRETSTLSYIVFITENSQYLLDSFRVRPFDYLPKPVAWNKLKQCIADIHRHHTDHSSAALPAEDFIEIKFSTNIHRIKKTDIIFIEKFRNKSVIHTLYGDVTCYLSLDYFESKLTDTASFVRCHKSYIANKLHIKEVRFNALEIVFQSGDICGIGRKYKQGLI encoded by the coding sequence ATGCTGTTTGTACCTTCTTTTTACAAATATAGATTGAATAAATCGTGGGAATTCATTACAATTTATTCATATATCTATCATATAGAAAGTACTATAACGGTGATGCTCATGCTGGAATTTATCATTTGTGAAGACAACGAGATTTATTTGGAACTTATTGCAGGCTGGGTCAAAGAAATCCTTACGGAGCTGTCCATTCCGGGACATATTGCTCTGGCCACTGATGATCCTGTGAAGGTTGCCCCTTATATCACCCAAGGATCAGGGAATGTATTCCTACTAGATATCAATCTGAACACCAGTACAAACGGGCTAGATCTGGCAAGACAAATCAGGGAAACCAGTACTTTGTCCTATATTGTCTTCATAACAGAGAATAGCCAATATTTGCTCGATTCCTTCCGAGTACGGCCCTTTGATTACCTCCCCAAACCGGTTGCCTGGAATAAGCTCAAGCAATGTATTGCGGACATTCACAGGCACCACACGGATCACAGCTCCGCCGCTCTACCGGCTGAAGACTTCATCGAAATCAAATTCAGCACCAATATACACCGGATCAAAAAAACAGATATTATCTTCATTGAGAAATTCAGAAATAAATCGGTGATCCATACTCTTTACGGCGATGTCACCTGTTATCTGTCACTGGATTATTTTGAAAGTAAATTGACGGATACAGCCTCCTTTGTGCGCTGCCATAAGAGCTATATCGCCAACAAGCTTCATATTAAAGAGGTTCGCTTCAACGCGCTGGAAATTGTTTTTCAATCCGGAGATATCTGCGGCATTGGCAGAAAATATAAACAAGGGCTGATCTAG